The following are encoded together in the Fusarium keratoplasticum isolate Fu6.1 chromosome 1, whole genome shotgun sequence genome:
- a CDS encoding 2,4-dienoyl-CoA reductase ((3E)-enoyl-CoA-producing) — protein sequence MSVPESTYLSPVWRDGIFDGRVVFVTGGAGSICSMQTRALVRLGANACIIGRNVEKTEAAAKDIETVRPGAKVIGIGGCDVRKVESLQAAAERCVKELGGIDLVIAGAAGNFVAPIEGMSSNAFKSVMDIDVLGTFNTIKATMPHLLRSSNPRIVYVSATFHYTGMPLQAHVSAAKASIDSLMASVALEYGPRGVTSNVIAPGGIEGTEGLARLGSEEAPERKQYLKGIPSGRLGTVRDIADATVFLFSEAGSYVNGQVLAVDGAAWRRQGAISVGIDVNMEYPDYLLKGEFSQNLRDPRKNGKAKL from the exons ATGTCTGTTCCCGAGTCAACCTACCTCAGCCCGGTCTGGAGAGATGGGATCTTTG ATGGTCGCGTTGTCTTTGTGACTGGCGGAGCCGGAAGCATCTGCAGCATGCAGACGCGAGCGCTGGTCCGTCTGGGCGCGAATGCATGCATCATAGGGAGAAACGTCGAGAAGACCGAGGCGGCAGCCAAAGACATTGAAACTGTGAGGCCAGGGGCAAAGGTGATTGGAATTGGAGGCTGCGATGTCCGAAAG GTCGAGAGTCTGCAAGCTGCTGCAGAGCGATGCGTAAAGGAACTTGGGGGCATTGATTTGGTCAT TGCTGGAGCGGCGGGCAACTTTGTTGCGCCGATAGAAGGCATGAGCTCCAACGCGTTCAAGTCGGTTATGGATATTGATGTCTTGGGCACTTTCAACACGATCAAGGCCACAATGCCTCACCTACTGCGCAGCTCAAACCCTCGAATTGTTTACGTTTCAGCGACATTCCACTACACCGGCATGCCACTCCAGGCGCATGTCTCAGCAGCCAAAGCATCCATCGACTCGCTCATGGCATCGGTGGCCCTGGAATACGGACCACGAGGAGTGACGAGCAACGTTATTGCGCCGGGAGGTATTGAAGGCACCGAAGGCCTGGCACGACTGGGCAGCGAGGAGGCACCCGAGCGCAAACAGTACCTCAAGGGAATTCCTTCTGGCCGACTTGGAACGGTGCGGGATATTGCCGATGCGACCGTGTTCCTCTTCAGTGAAGCCGGGAGCTACGTCAACGGACAAGTTCTGGCGGTGGACGGCGCAGCGTGGAGGCGCCAGGGCGCCATCAGCGTTGGAATCGACGTGAACATGGAGTATCCGGACTACCTGCTCAAGGGTGAGTTTTCACAGAATTTGAGGGATCCGCGAAAGAATGGCAAGGCGAAGCTGTGA
- a CDS encoding Zn(2)-C6 fungal-type domain-containing protein, with the protein MDAGPPSSSNVSPGPGSQTSRKERGAIAAQACETCRNRKQRCDEQRPKCGTCQRFKLDCRYREPQPTKKDKTLVEILDRLKTVESKIDNLGLRETTTPPLFSTSQPATAYPASTPLLVDPETQDPLPGASLPSTSPTPSHQGGGYRYDSSVSRMLEWPVMRQMFESLGQKPPSPLGEHDIPALPRGLRDSSIALPSEGLQPVGLSGNASLQVPLQLTGSPSALNLSPPSVDWETMQRLSKGYFDVINFLHPIMDRQWFNSNTLTSILNNGFQEGAISSLVLLVLALGEVALTTSEVPISAYKQRPSGIKGGTIDRPPGLGYFNEARKRMGFALSEVSLENIQMFALAALYHQSCGQALECWRMTVYASLACQALITSKPNELHGPRADLIKRIFWHCSIMETCFHMEFGLPLTGLEKLDDGIGLPDFSGPITDDDYIGNQATHFQEHFASQIVLRRLSASFHSTLSKAFGMSSALPLPGFGSFTGSSSSGSPALMKQLDAQLDQWRGMLPGHLRWQDSLNQSMGFSDPSHDAFGAVYTGQPLQSTYMFTPDLDAPPASYPYAADIQVALLRTRYYYNKYLIYRPCVFKALHHPESLTREDAEGAAECLKASLKWPIALSPPCTNKRLVPTTFFWSQNLFGILILLHLSQQHPMLLRIRSSLCGQRFDVEATESVNAYLDWLRDMKKIDSTANWCWNIIRLIYRLDD; encoded by the exons ATGGACGCTGGgccaccatcatccagcAACGTCTCACCCGGGCCTGGGTCGCAAACCAGTCGGAAAGAACGCGGCGCCATTGCAGCTCAG GCCTGTGAGACGTGCCGCAACCGAAAGCAGAGATGTGATGAACAGAGGCCAAAATGTGGTACGTGTCAGAGATTCAAGCTTGACTGCCGATACCGAGAACCTCAACCCACAAA GAAGGACAAGACCTTGGTTGAGATCCTAGACCGCCTCAAAACTGTCGAGTCCAAGATAGACAACTTGGGCCTCAGAGAAACCACGACTCCTCCCCTCTTTAGCACTTCGCAGCCGGCAACCGCCTATCCCGCGAGCACGCCGCTTCTGGTGGACCCCGAAACCCAAGATCCTCTTCCGGGGGCATCTCTCCCCTCAACGAGCCCGACGCCTTCCCACCAAGGGGGAGGCTATCGCTATGACTCTTCAGTGTCCAGGATGCTGGAGTGGCCTGTCATGCGCCAGATGTTCGAGAGCCTCGGCCAAAAGCCCCCATCGCCACTGGGCGAGCACGATATTCCCGCGCTCCCAAGGGGGCTCCGTGACTCAAGCATCGCTCTCCCCTCAGAGGGCCTTCAGCCAGTGGGCCTTTCAGGAAACGCCAGCCTTCAGGTGCCTCTGCAGCTCACGGGGTCTCCGTCAGCTCTCAACCTCAGCCCTCCCAGTGTCGACTGGGAGACGATGCAACGGCTCAGCAAGGGCTACTTTGATGTCATCAACTTCCTCCACCCCATCATGGACCGGCAATGGTTCAACTCCAACACACTCACATCCATCCTCAACAATGGGTTTCAGGAAGGAGCCATCTCGTCGCTTGTACTACTCGTCCTTGCCCTCGGAGAGGTGGCGCTCACGACTTCTGAAGTTCCGATATCGGCATACAAACAACGTCCATCGGGGATCAAGGGGGGGACTATTGATCGGCCGCCTGGCCTCGGGTACTTTAACGAAGCAAGAAAACGAATGGGGTTCGCACTTAGCGAGGTCAGCCTGGAGAATATTCAGATGTTTGCTCTGGCGGCTCTGTACCACCAGAGCTGCGGACAGGCCCTA GAGTGTTGGAGGATGACAGTGTACGCATCCTTGGCTTGCCAGGCTTTGATAACAAG CAAACCCAACGAGCTTCATGGCCCTCGAGCAGATTTGATTAAGCGGATATTTTGGCATTGCTCCATCATGGAAAC ATGTTTTCATATGGAGTTTGGGCTGCCCCTGACTGGactggagaagctggacgaTGGCATCGGCCTCCCAGACTTTAGCGGGCCTATCACCGACGACGACTATATTGGCAACCAGGCAACCCATTTTCAGGAACACTTTGCATCACAGATTGTCTTGCGGAGGCTTTCTGCGAGTTTCCACTCGACTCTCAGTAAGG CATTTGGTATGAGCTCGGCTCTTCCTCTGCCAGGTTTTGGGTCTTTTACAGGGTCGTCTAGCAGCGGTAGCCCAGCCCTGATGAAGCAACTTGACGCACAACTTGACCAATGGCGGGGTATGCTCCCAGGCCACCTTCGATGGCAAGACAGCTTGAATCAGTCGATGGGTTTCTCGGACCCCTCGCACGATGCCTTCGGCGCTGTCTACACTGGTCAGCCTCTGCAGAGCACGTACATGTTTACCCCTGACCTCGACGCACCCCCTGCGAGCTACCCATACGCCGCCGATATCCAGGTGGCACTCCTCCGAACCCGATATTACTACAACAAGTATCTCATCTACCGACCATGCGTGTTCAAAGCTCTCCACCATCCAGAGAGCTTGACGCGCGAAGACGCCGAAGGTGCGGCAGAGTGTCTCAAGGCGTCGCTCAAGTGGCCGATTGCCCTGTCACCGCCGTGCACCAACAAGAGGCTGGTGCCGACCACCTTCTTCTGGTCACAGAACCTGTTTGGCATTCTCATCCTTCTGCATCTATCGCAGCAGCACCCGATGCTGCTACGAATTCGGTCGTCGCTTTGCGGGCAACGCTTCGACGTGGAAGCTACCGAGAGTGTGAACGCATATCTAGATTGGCTACGCGACATGAAGAAGATAGACTCGACGGCGAACTGGTGCTGGAATATCATTCGCTTGATCTACCGACTGGAcgactga